In Variovorax paradoxus, a single genomic region encodes these proteins:
- a CDS encoding NUDIX hydrolase, protein MFTVLDDALQVLLVKRPADSDEPFPGKWALPGGFVNIDEDATLLDCALRKLREKTGVVTPYLEQLGSWGGAQRDPRGWSATHCFYALVPAQAMQLRSGANAAEVAWFEVDAASRKRLAFDHGELLEAAVARLRSKVEYTSLPAFLLEEPFTLPALQQTYEVVLGRDIDKSAFRKRMLDGEFMEEAGMVTGSLGRPAMSYRLRDRSRAALFPRTFNSAK, encoded by the coding sequence ATGTTCACCGTGCTGGACGATGCCCTGCAGGTCCTGCTGGTGAAACGGCCTGCCGACAGTGACGAGCCTTTCCCCGGCAAGTGGGCGCTACCGGGCGGCTTCGTGAACATCGACGAAGACGCCACGCTGCTCGACTGCGCCTTGCGCAAGCTGCGCGAGAAAACCGGCGTGGTCACGCCCTACCTCGAGCAGCTCGGCAGCTGGGGCGGGGCGCAGCGCGATCCGCGGGGCTGGTCGGCCACGCACTGCTTCTATGCGCTGGTTCCTGCGCAGGCGATGCAATTGCGCAGCGGCGCCAACGCGGCGGAGGTGGCGTGGTTCGAGGTCGATGCCGCTTCGCGCAAGCGCCTGGCCTTCGATCACGGCGAATTGCTCGAGGCGGCCGTGGCCCGGCTGCGCAGCAAGGTCGAATACACCTCGCTGCCGGCCTTCCTGCTCGAAGAGCCCTTCACGCTGCCGGCCTTGCAGCAGACCTACGAGGTGGTGCTGGGTCGCGACATCGACAAGAGCGCGTTCCGCAAGCGCATGCTCGACGGGGAATTCATGGAAGAGGCCGGCATGGTCACCGGCAGCCTCGGCAGGCCGGCCATGAGCTACCGGCTGCGCGATCGCTCGCGGGCCGCGCTGTTTCCGCGCACCTTCAACAGCGCGAAGTAG
- a CDS encoding ADP-ribosylglycohydrolase family protein encodes MNAERYRGCLLGLACGDAVGTTVEFRARGSFEPVTGMQGGGPFGLIPGEWTDDTSMALCLAASLLHCKGFDAVDQMNRYCNWRSVGYMSSTGNCFDIGLTVSGALTRYLASGDPFAGDPDPRTAGNGALMRLAPVPMFYAASAQAVWKQAGESTRTTHGAHEAIECSQLFALQLRAALRGEGKEAILSTAPLAPLSDKVMALARGDYASKPIERIKGSGYCVESLEAALWCFARTQSFEEAVLAAANLGDDADTTAAICGQLAGAFYGAGSIPADWLRPLVMREEIEQMADQLLALAG; translated from the coding sequence ATGAACGCGGAACGCTACAGGGGCTGCCTGCTCGGCCTGGCTTGCGGAGACGCCGTGGGCACCACGGTCGAGTTCCGCGCGCGCGGCAGCTTCGAGCCCGTCACGGGCATGCAGGGTGGCGGCCCGTTCGGGCTGATTCCCGGCGAATGGACCGACGACACCTCGATGGCGCTATGCCTGGCTGCGAGCCTGCTCCACTGCAAGGGCTTCGACGCGGTCGACCAGATGAACCGCTACTGCAACTGGCGCAGCGTGGGCTACATGAGCAGCACCGGCAACTGCTTCGACATCGGCCTCACGGTGTCGGGCGCCCTCACCCGCTATCTGGCCTCGGGCGATCCGTTCGCGGGCGACCCCGATCCGCGCACCGCCGGCAACGGCGCGTTGATGCGCCTTGCCCCTGTGCCGATGTTCTACGCGGCCAGCGCGCAAGCCGTCTGGAAACAGGCCGGAGAAAGCACGCGCACCACGCACGGCGCCCATGAGGCCATCGAGTGCTCGCAACTCTTCGCGCTGCAGCTGCGCGCGGCGCTGCGGGGCGAAGGCAAGGAAGCGATTCTTTCGACCGCGCCGCTGGCGCCCCTGAGCGACAAGGTCATGGCGCTCGCGCGCGGCGACTACGCATCGAAGCCCATCGAACGCATCAAGGGATCGGGCTACTGCGTCGAGTCGCTCGAAGCGGCGCTCTGGTGCTTCGCGCGCACGCAATCCTTCGAGGAAGCCGTGCTCGCCGCCGCCAACCTGGGCGACGACGCCGACACCACCGCAGCGATCTGCGGCCAGCTGGCGGGCGCCTTTTATGGCGCCGGCAGCATTCCGGCGGACTGGCTGCGGCCTTTGGTGATGCGCGAAGAGATCGAACAGATGGCCGACCAATTGCTGGCGCTGGCTGGCTGA
- a CDS encoding NADAR family protein gives MTTTPRRIQDLLAYFAQGHRPEYLLFWGHQSPKSGVNKSCFSQWFEAEFTVDGIRYRTAEHFMMAGKARLFGDDETCERILAARTPGEAKKLGREIRDFDEAAWVAARLDIVTRGNIEKFAQNPALGAFLLGTGHQVLVEASPVDPIWGIGRAATDPAAQDPREWKGLNLLGFALMAAREALRSPRP, from the coding sequence ATGACCACGACACCTCGCCGCATCCAGGATCTGCTCGCGTACTTCGCGCAGGGCCATCGCCCCGAGTACCTGCTCTTCTGGGGCCATCAGTCCCCGAAGAGCGGCGTGAACAAGAGCTGCTTCAGCCAGTGGTTCGAGGCGGAATTCACCGTCGACGGCATCCGCTACCGCACGGCCGAGCATTTCATGATGGCCGGCAAGGCGCGCCTGTTCGGCGACGACGAAACCTGCGAGCGCATCCTCGCGGCACGCACGCCCGGCGAAGCCAAGAAGCTCGGCCGTGAGATCCGCGATTTCGACGAAGCCGCATGGGTGGCCGCGCGCCTGGACATCGTGACGCGCGGCAACATCGAAAAGTTCGCGCAGAACCCGGCGCTCGGCGCCTTCCTGCTGGGCACGGGCCATCAGGTGCTGGTGGAAGCCAGCCCGGTGGACCCCATCTGGGGCATCGGCCGCGCCGCGACCGACCCGGCCGCGCAGGACCCGCGCGAATGGAAGGGCCTCAACCTGCTGGGCTTCGCGCTCATGGCCGCGCGCGAGGCATTGAGGAGCCCGCGGCCATGA
- a CDS encoding DUF4291 domain-containing protein encodes MNLAVTPLPTERHIAQRARWPQSGEHILAHHDAGSVIVYQAYRPAIGEYAIRHGRLDDPDFSLSRMSWIKPNFLWMMYRSGWGTKEGQEVTLGLRLRRAFFERVVREAVPSTFNAGYTSREAWQEAVGHSDVRLQWDPDHSPSGHKLERRAIQLGLRGRTLAAFAHEELLEVIDMRAFVDAQRPLAQNDNPDLQLPVEHPLVIGT; translated from the coding sequence ATGAACCTTGCTGTCACACCCCTTCCCACCGAGCGGCACATCGCGCAGCGCGCGCGCTGGCCGCAAAGCGGCGAGCACATCCTCGCCCACCACGACGCCGGATCCGTCATCGTCTACCAGGCCTACCGCCCTGCCATCGGCGAATACGCGATCCGCCACGGCCGGCTCGACGACCCGGACTTCAGTCTTTCGCGCATGAGCTGGATCAAGCCCAACTTCCTCTGGATGATGTACCGCAGCGGCTGGGGCACCAAGGAAGGCCAGGAGGTCACGCTCGGCCTGCGGCTGCGCCGTGCGTTCTTCGAGCGCGTGGTGCGCGAAGCGGTGCCGTCGACCTTCAATGCCGGCTACACGAGCCGCGAGGCGTGGCAGGAGGCCGTCGGGCACTCCGACGTGCGCCTGCAGTGGGACCCGGACCATTCGCCCAGCGGCCACAAGCTGGAGCGCCGTGCGATCCAGCTGGGCCTGCGCGGCCGCACGCTCGCGGCTTTCGCGCACGAGGAGCTGCTGGAGGTGATCGACATGCGCGCCTTCGTCGATGCGCAGCGCCCCCTGGCGCAAAACGACAACCCCGATCTGCAATTGCCGGTGGAGCATCCGCTCGTCATCGGCACCTGA